DNA sequence from the Phragmitibacter flavus genome:
ACGCGCCAGTTCCTCATCCACCTTCGCCATCACAATACGGCGCATCGACGGTGGCTCAAAGCTCCCGCCTACGTGCCGCACAAAGCCATGCGCCACCCCTCCGGAAACAGGCGTGCCTTGAAAAATGCGCTCCTGCTTTTCGGTCTTCGGGTCGATGGGTGTATTCAGAGTCGTCTCCACAAATCATGAGAAGGCGCCCGCCAGCACGATCTCAAAAACACGACCGAACCCGGGGGCAAACCATCACCCCCTAACCAAGCAGGCTCACTCCCCGTCGTCAAACCCGCTTTGCACAAGACCACCAAGATCCTGCATCGCCGTTTCCGCGTCCGAACCTTCCGCAATGATCAAAATCTTCGCCCCACACCCCGCCGCCAGCATCATCAGGCCCATGATGCTCTTGCCATTCACCTGCTCATCGTCCTTCTCCACCCAAATGCTGCACGCATACTTGCTGGCACGTTTGACAAATTGAGCCGCCGGACGCGCATGCAAGCCGAGCTTGTTAACGATGGTAAATTCTTTGCTGAGGGTCATGAGATTGCAATACAGGCACAGGTTTTTCGCACTAACAGCACAAACGGACTACTTTAATTGATCATCCGCCATCTTTTTCAACAGTCTTTGATCAAATTCGGCCGCGCTGTCATAGCCGTAGGTGCGTAATTTGTGGTTCAAAGCCGCCACCTCAATCAAACCGGCAACATCCCGGCCCGCCGTCACCGGCACCTCGATCAATGCCACCTTCTGGCCCAGAATCGACGTGCTGTGCGATCCTGAATCAAACCGCTCCACTTCTCCAAGGTCCACATTCGGCGCCAGTTGAATCACCAAATCCAGCCGCTTGGTCAATCGAACCGCCCCCACCCCGAACATCGCCGCCACATTCAGCAGTCCAATCCCACGCACCTCAATCATATACCGCGTCAACCCCGGTGCCGTCCCCAAGAGATCGCGCTCCTCAATCAACCGGAAATGCACCGCATCATCCGCCACCATGCTGCCGCCACGCTCCAGCAAACCCAACACCGCCTCGCTTTTGCCACTGCCACTCGGACCCTGGATCAGCACCCCCATCCCCTGACAATCCACCAGACACCCATGCAAAACAGTGGTTGGCGCAAACGCCCAGTCGAGCCGGATCGTCGCAGCATTGATGAACTTCATCGTCAAAATGCTCGACTGAAATACCGAAACCCCCATCTCGGTCGCAATAGCCAGCAAATCTTCCGGCAATCGTTTGTCCCTCGCGATCACCAGACACGGAATGTCCGCCTGGCAAAGCTGGCGAAACCGGTCCCTCGCCACTTCAGGATCAAGGCCGTTCAGATAGGAAATCTCCGAATTGCCGATTACCTGCACCCGCTTGTAAGCAAAGTAGGTGAAAAAACCACTCAACGCCAAACCCGGGCGGTTCACCGATGGCTCCAGAATCTTCCTCGAAAAACCGGCCGCCGACCCGATCAGTTTGATTTTCAACGTCTCACGATTGTCCTCGTAAAAGTCCCCCACCGTGATGAACGACGGACGCTTTACTTTGTGTGAGATGCTCACTTCTGCCATTGAGGCATTGTAGAGCGCCCCCCGCACATGGCAACCCTCAAACAAACTTGTAAGACCCACCCTTTTCGCTCGTCAAAAAGAAGCTCACCCCTCAGAATTTTCCCACCTGCTCACAGCTTCCCTCCCTGACCCATGAAACCGCTCGCTTTCCTGCTGCTCTTCTTTGTCTTCACCACCCAAATTAAAGCCGCCGACCGGCCCAACATCCTCTGGATTACCATCGAAGACACCAGTCCCAACCTCGGCTGTTATGGCGATACTTTCGCCCGCACCCCCAACCTCGACGCCTTCGCCGCCCGTGGCCAGCTCTTCCAGCACGCCTGGTCCAACGCCCCCGTCTGCGCCCCCGCCCGCACCGCCATCATCACCGGGATGTATCCACCCAGCACCGGAGCCGAACACATGCGCAGTCAGGTCCCCCTTCCCGCTGGCGTCGAAATGTATCCGCAACTCCTGCGTCGCGCCGGCTACTACTGCACCAATAACAACAAGGAAGACTACAATCACGAAAAGCCCAAAGGCACCTGGGACGACAGCTCCAAAAAAGCCCATTGGAAAAATCGCGCCGCCAACCAGCCCTTCTTCGCCATCTTCAACTCCACTACCACGCACGAGAGCCAAAATCGCAAACCCAACCGCCAGCTCATCTCCGATCCCAGCAAGGTCCCTCTTCCCCCCTTTCATCCCGACACTCCAGAAGTTCGCGGTGACTGGGCCCAATGTTACGACAACATCGCCACCATGGACGGCGAGTTTCAAAAGCACCTCGACGAACTCACCGCCGCCGGCCTGGCCGAAGACACCATCATCTTCTTCTACGGGGACCACGGCACCGGCCTCCCCCGCTTCAAACGCTGGCCCGGCAATGGCGGCATGCAGGTCCCCTTCATCGTCCACTTCCCCAAAAAATGGCAGCACCTTGCACCGCAAGCCTACTCGCCGGGAGCCAAATCCGAGGAACTCATCAGCTTCGTCGACCTCGCCCCCACCCTGCTCAGCCTCATCGGTGAACCCATTCCCGATTACATCCAAGGTCGTCCCTTCTGCGGCACCAAACGCGCTCCTGCCCCTGAATACCTGCATGGGTTCCGGTCCCGAATGGACGAACGCCAAGACTTCATGCGCAGCATCACTGACGGTCGCTACGTCTACATCCGCCACTACATGCCCCACGTCCCCTACGGCCTGCGCCTGTCCTACCAGTCGATGATGCCCACCATGCAAATCTGGGAGAAGCTCGCCAAGGCAAATCAGCTCAACTCCGTCCAGGCTGACTACTGGAAACCAAAACCGTTCGAAGCCCTTTACGACCTGCAGTCCGACCCTTGGGAAACCGTCAATCTCGCCTCGTCCACCGATCACACCGAAACGCTCCACCGACTCCGTGCCGCCCAGCAAAAGCACCTCGTCAACATCCGCGACCTCGGTTTCATCCCCGAAGCCGAACGTATTCGCACCGCCGCCGGCAACTCCCCAAGGGATGCCTTCCAAGACGACAGCACCTACCCGGTTCAGGAAGTGGTTGCCCTTGCCAACCTCGCCACCGATCCCGGTCAAACCGATCCCCTGCCACTCCTTACCGCCCTTGAGAATCCCAATCCCATCTTGCGATACTGGGCCGCCACCGGCCTGCTGATCCGAGGCCAATCCGTCTACACCGACGCCTACCCCGCCCTCAAAAAAGCGCTCATCGATCCCACTCCCAGCGTGCAGATCATCATCGCCGAGATCGTCGCCCGCCATGGCGATGCCGCCGACCAGCAGGAAGCCTTGTCCATCCTGCTAAAGCTCGCCAATGTCGAGCAATCCGACTGGTTCACTGCCGTCGAAGCCCTCAACTCCGTCATCGCCCTCGGCGACCGCGCCGCCACCATCAAGGACGAAATCGCCGCCCTGCCTCAATCTCTCCCCACAACGCCGAAGCGACTCGCCGAATACGTTCCCCGGCTCATCGAAACCCTTACGACTTCCGGGGAATAACCGCTTTGGAGTGCGGTGGCTGAGAACGTCAGGGTCACCTGACGTCGGCGACCCCGTTTTCGCCAGCGCCAGCGATCCCAAAAACTCAACCCATTGCGCAATCCCTCGTGCATTTACGAAAGCGGCGTCGCGCTTAAACACTTGCCACCAAAGTCCACAACACCCCGCCGATCCGCCTTAAGCAGCCAATCGCGCACGTCTCGCGGCAATGAACGACCGCACACACATCACCAAAAACATTGCACAAAGAATTCCCATGGTGATCTGCACCACAGGTGCCCGCAAAACGATGGATTCGTCGCCACCGAGATACTTGATCAGCTTGGGAATGCCCATGCCAAATCCCCCGAGTGTTCCAATCAGGCCCAACAAGGCGGCCACATGCATGGCGTGTTTGTTGGCCGCCTGACTCTTGCGTGCAATGGCCGACAACAGCAGCAAAATCAATCCAATGAACGCCGGAATCAGCGCCGTAATCGATTTTGCTGTCGCCCCGGCTAGCAGGAAGGCAACGACGCCAAGGGCGATCAAAAGGGAACCAAAAATGAGGGAGATACGGGCCATGTGAAAAATAAAAAAATCGGAATCGAACAGCTGTCTACTCAAAAGATCACCAGTTCTTGATCCATGGACCCGTCACAGCGACATCACTTTTTTGTTCCAGGCTGACTGTCCCCGGTGCATCCCCCTCAAGGTTTCCAAACGACCAAAGGTCATAGGTCGGATTGATGGTGGTGGCAGTGCCAGTGGTCGCGGCTTTTTCATACTGAAACGGACGACCAAAACCATCGACGAGGTAAATCTCGACAGCACCACTCATCGCGGAACGCGGAGGGAAAATCATCGCTGGCGGAAGACTGGCATTGATGGCATTTCGAATTTCCTCTTCGTCCACCTCTCCATCAGATGGTGTTCCACCGGAGGTTAATTTGATGGCATCGGTGCCGTCGCCAGTGATCGCCTGGTAAAGCATCTTCGCCCCGCCAGTTTTGGCACCACTGACAGCCGTTCCTTCATTCATCGGCTCTGGATACTCCCCGAATTTTTCCTTGTATTGCTCCAGTGCCGCCCGGATGGCTGCCATGGCTCCCGTGGTTCGGTTACGTGCCGCCGCCTGCTGAGCGTAAGTGAATGCCCCCAAGGTCAACGTGGCCAGGATGGCAATGATCGCCATTACCACCAGCAACTCGATCAACGTGAACGCACGGGCGCGTGCAGCCCGTTGTCCGTGGAATTTGTTTGTGTTCATAATTCTTCCTTTGGGGGTCAGATTAATACGGGGGGTTTCGAAAGCCTGTTGATTGCGGTTACTGGTTGTTGATCCCTTGAATGATCTGGATCAGAGGCATGAAGAGCGCCAAAACAATCACCCCGACCACCACGGCCAGAACGACGATCATCAACGGCTCAAGCATCGAAGTCAGCGCGGAAACCGCGTTGTCCACCTCGTCCTCATAAACGTCGGCCACCTTGAGCAACATCTCCGGCAACTGACCAGTTTCTTCACCCACGTCCACCATGCTGATCACCATCGGCGGGAACACCTTGCTCGCCTCCAACGGCGCCACCATGCTTTCCCCTTCCTTGACCGCGTCATGAACTTTGTCGATCGCGTCAGAGATGATGATGTTGCCAGCGGTTTCGCGGGTGATGTTCAACGCCTGCAAAATCGGCACACCGGATGTCACCAAAGTTCCCAAGGTGCGGGTAAACCGGGAAATGGCGCTCTTGCGTTGCACGTCCCCAAACAGCGGCAGCTTGAGTTTCATCTGATCGATAAAACGTCGGCCACCTTTGGATGACTTGAGCACCTGCCAGCCAATGAACACCGCCACGCCCATCGCCGCCAGCAGCAGCAGATTGTCCTGCATCCAGCGGCTGAATCCAATGACCCACTTGGTCAGTTCAGGCAGCTTGTCGCGGCTGCCGAGCATGTCTTCGAAGATTTTCTCGAACTTCGGCACGATCACCGTCATCAGGAACACCATGATGCCCACGGCAATGATCATCACGATCAACGGGTAGACCATGGCCGCCACGATCTTGTTTTTCAGCTTTTGGGCCTTCTCCTGGTATTCAGCAAGACGGTTAAGAACAAGTTCCAACACACCGCCGAGTTCACCCGCTTTCACCATGTTGATGTAAAGCTTGTTGAAGATTCGCGGAAATTGGGAAAGGCTCTCGGAGAAGGTGCTGCCGGTTTGCACCGAGTCGGCGAGGGTGTTGATCGCCCCCTTCATGATTTTGTTCGGCTCCTGCCGACCCAACACCGTCAAACCACGCAAAAGAGGCAGGCCTGAATCAATCAGCGTTGCCAGCTGGCGGGTAAAAATCATCAAGACCTTTCCCGAAACTTTCGCACTGGCAGCCGTTTTGCCCATCGCCTTGGTCTTGCCCTTGGCGGATGAGGTGCGTGCCCGGCGACGAATGGCGGCGGAATCACCCTTGCCATCTTCCACCACCTGGGTTGGATAAAGCTGATTGCGACGCAGCTGACCGATGGCCTCGCCCTCGTTGGGAGCTTCGATGACGCCGGCCGTCTCCTGGCCGTTTTGGTCAAGGGCGATATAGTGGAAATTAGGCATGGCTGGTTGTCGTCGAGGTCAGATGGTAGTTGTTATTTGTGCAAGATTACCGGGTGAACGGCGCTCTTGTCCACATTGAAAAATGAGGAGCGTGTGAAATTTTAAAAAGATCAGGTGTATTTGAGCACTTCTTCAATGGTGGTCTCGCCATCAAAGATATTGCGGATGCCATCTTCACGCAGTGTGGTCATGCCCAGTTCAATGGCTTTTTGACGCAGCACCAGGGTCGGGGCTTTCTCCGTGATCAACTCCCGCATCGGGTCGGTGATGTCGAGCAGTTCATAAATCCCCTTCCGGCCTTTGTAGCCGCTGCCACCACACTTTGAGCAACCTTCACCCGTATAAAACTGCTTCTCGCCAATGTCGCTCAAGGCAAGTCCCAGCTGGTTCAAAACAATCGTGTTCGGCTGATACGGCGCATGACACTCTTTGCAAATGGTGCGCAACAATCGTTGCGCCAGCACGCCCTCAAGCGTTGCCGCCACCAGGAACGGCTCCACTCCCATGTCCACAAGACGGGTCACCGCGCCCGCCGCATCGTTGGTGTGCAGGGTGCTCAAAACCAAGTGACCAGTCAGAGAAGCCTGAATCGCGATCTGCGCCGTTTCCACATCGCGCATTTCTCCCACCATGATCCGGTCGGGATCTTGACGAAGGAACGCCCGCAGCGCCTTTCCAAACGTCAAACCCACCGCCTCGTTGATTGGCACCTGCATGATGCCCTCAATGTCGTATTCCACCGGGTCTTCCGCCGTCAGCAGCTTCGCATCAATGGTGTTGATCTCCTTCAATGCCGCATAAAGCGTGGTGGTTTTCCCCGCACCC
Encoded proteins:
- a CDS encoding HPr family phosphocarrier protein gives rise to the protein MTLSKEFTIVNKLGLHARPAAQFVKRASKYACSIWVEKDDEQVNGKSIMGLMMLAAGCGAKILIIAEGSDAETAMQDLGGLVQSGFDDGE
- the hprK gene encoding HPr(Ser) kinase/phosphatase, with translation MAEVSISHKVKRPSFITVGDFYEDNRETLKIKLIGSAAGFSRKILEPSVNRPGLALSGFFTYFAYKRVQVIGNSEISYLNGLDPEVARDRFRQLCQADIPCLVIARDKRLPEDLLAIATEMGVSVFQSSILTMKFINAATIRLDWAFAPTTVLHGCLVDCQGMGVLIQGPSGSGKSEAVLGLLERGGSMVADDAVHFRLIEERDLLGTAPGLTRYMIEVRGIGLLNVAAMFGVGAVRLTKRLDLVIQLAPNVDLGEVERFDSGSHSTSILGQKVALIEVPVTAGRDVAGLIEVAALNHKLRTYGYDSAAEFDQRLLKKMADDQLK
- a CDS encoding sulfatase-like hydrolase/transferase, with the protein product MKPLAFLLLFFVFTTQIKAADRPNILWITIEDTSPNLGCYGDTFARTPNLDAFAARGQLFQHAWSNAPVCAPARTAIITGMYPPSTGAEHMRSQVPLPAGVEMYPQLLRRAGYYCTNNNKEDYNHEKPKGTWDDSSKKAHWKNRAANQPFFAIFNSTTTHESQNRKPNRQLISDPSKVPLPPFHPDTPEVRGDWAQCYDNIATMDGEFQKHLDELTAAGLAEDTIIFFYGDHGTGLPRFKRWPGNGGMQVPFIVHFPKKWQHLAPQAYSPGAKSEELISFVDLAPTLLSLIGEPIPDYIQGRPFCGTKRAPAPEYLHGFRSRMDERQDFMRSITDGRYVYIRHYMPHVPYGLRLSYQSMMPTMQIWEKLAKANQLNSVQADYWKPKPFEALYDLQSDPWETVNLASSTDHTETLHRLRAAQQKHLVNIRDLGFIPEAERIRTAAGNSPRDAFQDDSTYPVQEVVALANLATDPGQTDPLPLLTALENPNPILRYWAATGLLIRGQSVYTDAYPALKKALIDPTPSVQIIIAEIVARHGDAADQQEALSILLKLANVEQSDWFTAVEALNSVIALGDRAATIKDEIAALPQSLPTTPKRLAEYVPRLIETLTTSGE
- a CDS encoding type II secretion system protein: MNTNKFHGQRAARARAFTLIELLVVMAIIAILATLTLGAFTYAQQAAARNRTTGAMAAIRAALEQYKEKFGEYPEPMNEGTAVSGAKTGGAKMLYQAITGDGTDAIKLTSGGTPSDGEVDEEEIRNAINASLPPAMIFPPRSAMSGAVEIYLVDGFGRPFQYEKAATTGTATTINPTYDLWSFGNLEGDAPGTVSLEQKSDVAVTGPWIKNW
- a CDS encoding type II secretion system F family protein; translated protein: MPNFHYIALDQNGQETAGVIEAPNEGEAIGQLRRNQLYPTQVVEDGKGDSAAIRRRARTSSAKGKTKAMGKTAASAKVSGKVLMIFTRQLATLIDSGLPLLRGLTVLGRQEPNKIMKGAINTLADSVQTGSTFSESLSQFPRIFNKLYINMVKAGELGGVLELVLNRLAEYQEKAQKLKNKIVAAMVYPLIVMIIAVGIMVFLMTVIVPKFEKIFEDMLGSRDKLPELTKWVIGFSRWMQDNLLLLAAMGVAVFIGWQVLKSSKGGRRFIDQMKLKLPLFGDVQRKSAISRFTRTLGTLVTSGVPILQALNITRETAGNIIISDAIDKVHDAVKEGESMVAPLEASKVFPPMVISMVDVGEETGQLPEMLLKVADVYEDEVDNAVSALTSMLEPLMIVVLAVVVGVIVLALFMPLIQIIQGINNQ